In Achromobacter spanius, the following proteins share a genomic window:
- a CDS encoding helix-turn-helix domain-containing protein: MSTIVMSACWPLQTKTPAQKAVLMSMADNANDEGVCWPSVAYIVMRTCAGERTVQDAIKWLIKYGAISVSRRTGRSTVYTITPAKFAPPQDSHPREIRTPADSAPPQESHPRESRTPATAAPPSPQDSHLRGANAAPRTVIEPKEEPSLKESPRPPEGASGRGRKKDAVSFKTFVDACQANGEKVIGDYQPVLDYCEQAKLPAEFVNLCWAEFKRRHLPGGTAEGKRYTDWRRAFLNCAQGNWYGIWFADKATGAFALTTKGVQAENVVKGAEQ, from the coding sequence ATGAGCACCATCGTAATGTCGGCCTGCTGGCCGCTACAGACCAAAACGCCAGCTCAGAAGGCTGTATTGATGAGCATGGCGGATAACGCGAACGATGAGGGCGTGTGCTGGCCCTCCGTCGCCTACATCGTGATGCGCACCTGCGCTGGTGAGCGGACCGTCCAGGACGCCATCAAGTGGCTGATCAAGTATGGCGCTATCAGCGTCTCCAGGCGGACAGGTCGGTCCACGGTGTACACGATCACCCCCGCGAAATTCGCACCCCCGCAGGATTCGCACCCCCGCGAAATTCGCACCCCCGCAGATTCCGCACCCCCGCAAGAATCGCACCCCCGCGAATCTCGCACCCCCGCAACTGCCGCACCCCCATCCCCGCAGGATTCGCACCTCAGAGGTGCGAATGCCGCACCCAGAACCGTCATAGAACCTAAAGAAGAACCGTCATTAAAAGAATCCCCCAGACCCCCAGAGGGGGCTTCGGGTCGTGGACGAAAAAAGGACGCGGTTTCGTTCAAGACGTTCGTCGATGCCTGCCAAGCCAACGGCGAGAAGGTCATCGGTGATTACCAGCCGGTGCTGGACTACTGCGAACAAGCAAAGCTGCCTGCGGAGTTCGTGAACCTGTGCTGGGCCGAGTTCAAGCGGCGGCACCTTCCGGGCGGAACGGCCGAGGGCAAGCGGTACACGGACTGGCGGCGGGCGTTCCTGAACTGCGCGCAGGGCAACTGGTACGGCATCTGGTTTGCCGACAAGGCCACCGGCGCGTTTGCCTTGACCACCAAGGGTGTCCAGGCTGAGAACGTCGTCAAGGGGGCGGAGCAATGA
- a CDS encoding nuclease domain-containing protein, whose product MRRTPLKNKTPMKRSTPMMRAAPIRTTPMPPPRVAMKARKKGKKPPKTIYRNQALLDLAEGEECLLRVPGYCQNDKETTVACHSNRLRDGKGKGIKAHDWCIAFGCGPCHWFIDQSRAAAALKLSYFIPGLRLTRQRIMDLGKWPAEAEAGYQNLYGGASTL is encoded by the coding sequence ATGCGCCGCACGCCCCTGAAGAACAAGACCCCCATGAAGCGCAGCACGCCGATGATGCGTGCTGCGCCCATTCGGACCACCCCCATGCCGCCGCCCCGTGTCGCCATGAAGGCGCGCAAGAAGGGCAAGAAGCCTCCCAAAACGATCTATCGCAACCAGGCGCTGCTTGATCTTGCTGAAGGCGAGGAATGTCTCCTGCGCGTTCCTGGGTATTGCCAGAACGACAAAGAGACAACGGTTGCCTGCCACTCGAACCGCTTGCGTGATGGCAAAGGCAAGGGAATCAAAGCGCATGACTGGTGCATCGCCTTTGGCTGCGGGCCGTGCCACTGGTTCATTGATCAATCACGGGCAGCGGCAGCGCTGAAGCTGAGCTATTTCATCCCTGGCTTGCGTCTTACGCGCCAGCGAATCATGGACTTGGGTAAATGGCCCGCTGAAGCCGAAGCCGGCTATCAGAATTTGTATGGAGGGGCATCGACCCTATGA
- a CDS encoding phage regulatory CII family protein: protein MNITTAADLTVHEYKGGSESLGPLVGISAAVLRNKVNPNNTTHHLTLAEADRVVRMTGDARILAAFAHSNGYLLVKAPENCAESDVSVLEQVAALMVAHGTFGQEVYDALADGGVDQQEMLRVNAAGRALMEAVAGVARRLSGMADQ, encoded by the coding sequence ATGAACATCACCACTGCGGCCGATCTGACGGTGCATGAATACAAGGGCGGCAGCGAGTCGCTGGGTCCGCTGGTTGGCATATCGGCCGCGGTGCTGCGCAACAAGGTCAACCCGAACAACACCACGCACCACCTGACGTTGGCAGAGGCCGACCGGGTTGTGCGGATGACGGGTGACGCCCGCATCTTGGCCGCGTTCGCGCACAGCAACGGCTATCTGCTGGTCAAGGCTCCGGAGAACTGCGCCGAAAGCGATGTCTCCGTGTTGGAGCAGGTAGCGGCGCTGATGGTCGCTCATGGCACGTTTGGTCAGGAGGTGTACGACGCCCTGGCCGATGGGGGCGTTGATCAGCAAGAAATGCTGCGTGTGAATGCTGCTGGCCGTGCGCTCATGGAAGCGGTTGCCGGCGTTGCGCGCAGGCTCAGCGGGATGGCCGACCAATGA
- a CDS encoding transcriptional regulator codes for MDLKTYINTSPRGTAANLAKAIGVSPSYLSQMASGQSPISPERCVAIERGTAGAVSRRDLWPDGWERIWPELAGEEARAA; via the coding sequence ATGGATCTTAAGACCTATATCAACACTAGCCCACGGGGCACGGCGGCGAATCTAGCTAAGGCAATTGGCGTCTCGCCTTCCTACCTATCGCAGATGGCGTCAGGGCAGTCGCCCATTTCGCCGGAACGTTGCGTAGCAATTGAACGCGGTACCGCTGGCGCAGTCAGCCGCCGCGATCTTTGGCCGGACGGCTGGGAACGGATCTGGCCCGAACTGGCTGGCGAAGAGGCGAGGGCTGCATGA
- a CDS encoding S24 family peptidase, translating into MTIQDIRRANLRGWVQQNGAPSKEKSYFSQVLSGTSPIGERAARRLERDYRMGEGFLDAPLDANPRAAPRPPAPSPWPFASIAEADVRALPAGQLCALEGAIALAIAQLKLGITVAPPPSVGPAQSARGELVDMDAADDAFPMRIGSLPPAPGEGGKTTQQAERDRKIRVSVNAGVIANVGPGEPHAANDKFEKVPEMADVRLAAGDGIENLAEEETGTVQFRRSFLRSVGAGSGKARVVYAKGDSMEPIIRDGAALLVVPNESLALQDVAAGGVYAINYDGKMIVKTITRDRLTKRWVARSFNPTYPDIPLENGASVRVLGQVVWAGSRLSDSESGQWTRA; encoded by the coding sequence ATGACCATCCAAGACATTCGACGGGCGAATCTTCGCGGCTGGGTGCAGCAAAACGGTGCGCCCAGCAAGGAGAAAAGCTACTTCTCGCAAGTCCTATCCGGCACGTCTCCTATCGGGGAACGCGCCGCGCGTCGACTTGAGCGCGATTACCGAATGGGCGAAGGCTTTTTGGATGCGCCGCTGGACGCCAACCCCAGGGCCGCGCCGCGCCCCCCCGCGCCCTCTCCCTGGCCGTTCGCGTCTATCGCGGAGGCGGACGTGCGGGCTTTGCCGGCCGGCCAACTGTGCGCGTTAGAGGGAGCGATAGCGCTCGCCATCGCTCAGCTGAAACTCGGAATTACGGTGGCCCCGCCACCCTCCGTGGGGCCAGCACAATCAGCCCGGGGCGAACTGGTGGACATGGATGCTGCCGACGACGCATTCCCGATGCGAATCGGCAGCCTCCCGCCTGCGCCGGGGGAAGGCGGGAAAACCACTCAGCAAGCGGAACGCGATCGCAAAATTCGGGTTAGCGTCAACGCCGGTGTAATAGCCAATGTCGGACCAGGCGAGCCGCACGCGGCGAATGACAAGTTCGAAAAGGTGCCAGAAATGGCAGACGTGCGTCTGGCTGCGGGAGACGGCATTGAGAATTTGGCAGAGGAAGAAACCGGCACCGTTCAATTCCGGCGGTCCTTCCTGCGATCTGTCGGCGCCGGCTCGGGTAAAGCCCGCGTCGTGTATGCGAAGGGCGATAGCATGGAACCGATCATTCGAGACGGTGCTGCCTTGCTCGTCGTTCCTAATGAAAGCCTCGCATTGCAAGATGTGGCTGCGGGCGGAGTCTACGCCATCAATTACGACGGCAAGATGATTGTGAAGACCATCACGCGGGACCGGCTGACAAAACGATGGGTTGCTCGCTCGTTTAACCCCACATACCCTGATATTCCGCTTGAGAACGGCGCGTCCGTTCGCGTGCTTGGCCAGGTTGTTTGGGCGGGATCTCGTCTGAGCGACAGTGAATCCGGTCAATGGACGCGCGCATAA
- a CDS encoding IS3 family transposase (programmed frameshift) codes for MKKRFTEEQIIGVLKEADAGAKPAELCRKHGISEATYYNWKAKFGGMTVSDAQRLKELEQENNRLKKLLAESMLDKAALQDLLSPKVVSPQAKREAVRTLMAERSMGVTRACGLVGISRSLFAYGSTRIGDAALTERMKEMAVAKRRYGYRRIHVLLRREGWQANHKRVWRLYSLAGLSVRKRKRKRIAATERVVRPAATAPNQSWSMDFVADGLAYGRRFRCLNIVDDYTRECLAIEVDTSLPGVRVATVLQRLAEMRGLPRSITVDNGPEFAGRALDAWAYQAGVKLSFIRPGKPVENAYIESFNGKFRDECLNEHWFLSLRQAKDLIENWRVEYNTDRPHSALGYLTPAQFVQAHQKEGLLPLDSMSVPY; via the exons ATGAAGAAACGATTCACGGAAGAACAAATCATCGGCGTGCTCAAGGAGGCCGATGCGGGTGCCAAGCCCGCAGAACTGTGCCGCAAGCACGGTATCTCCGAGGCAACGTACTACAACTGGAAGGCGAAGTTCGGTGGCATGACGGTGTCGGACGCTCAGCGGCTCAAGGAGCTGGAGCAGGAGAACAACAGGCTCAAGAAGCTGTTGGCCGAGTCGATGCTGGACAAGGCGGCGCTTCAGGATCTGCTAAGCC CGAAAGTAGTCAGCCCGCAGGCCAAGCGCGAGGCGGTCAGGACATTGATGGCCGAGCGCAGCATGGGTGTTACCCGGGCCTGCGGGCTGGTAGGAATTTCGCGGTCGTTGTTTGCCTACGGGAGCACGCGCATAGGCGATGCTGCTCTGACCGAGCGCATGAAAGAGATGGCAGTGGCCAAACGACGCTATGGCTATCGGAGAATCCATGTGCTCTTACGTCGCGAAGGCTGGCAAGCAAATCACAAGCGAGTCTGGCGGCTGTACAGCCTGGCAGGGTTGAGCGTGCGCAAACGCAAGCGTAAGCGCATCGCGGCGACCGAGCGCGTGGTTCGCCCAGCGGCAACCGCGCCGAATCAAAGTTGGTCGATGGACTTTGTGGCCGACGGCCTAGCCTATGGCCGCCGGTTCCGTTGTTTGAATATCGTCGATGACTACACTCGCGAATGCCTGGCCATCGAGGTCGATACGTCGTTGCCGGGAGTGCGTGTTGCCACGGTGCTGCAACGGCTAGCTGAAATGCGTGGCCTGCCGCGATCTATTACTGTGGACAACGGTCCGGAATTCGCCGGAAGAGCCTTGGATGCCTGGGCCTACCAAGCTGGCGTAAAGCTGTCGTTTATCCGGCCGGGTAAACCGGTGGAGAACGCTTATATCGAAAGTTTCAACGGCAAGTTCCGCGACGAATGCCTTAACGAGCACTGGTTCTTGTCCCTGCGACAGGCCAAAGACTTGATCGAAAACTGGCGGGTCGAGTACAACACCGATCGGCCCCACAGTGCGCTCGGATATTTAACCCCGGCGCAATTCGTGCAGGCTCATCAGAAAGAAGGTCTTTTACCCCTGGACTCTATGTCGGTGCCGTACTAA